One window from the genome of Roseomonas haemaphysalidis encodes:
- a CDS encoding PEP-CTERM sorting domain-containing protein yields the protein MSIKNLLCTIGLSAMLLTSGAAMADVIVTNPAGVFSNNGPSNAMGPGFAADTWFANNVRAGGSVGITGTYAHAGNGSLAFAGPANANAKADFEYYFSTANQFRLSDLSALSYDWLRAASSTASGHYHPALRLSVTDGTRSGYLVYEGVYNGQTVAPVGSWTSVDVIGTAGQQKIWATGSLPDSFSNYNRTAADWAALLPGLTVTGLSIGIGSGWDGSFAGAVDLVSYTVAGTTTTFNFETRALAVPEPSSMALIGVGLAGLAFVRRRKAG from the coding sequence ATGTCGATCAAGAATCTGCTGTGCACCATCGGCCTGTCGGCGATGCTGCTGACCTCCGGCGCCGCCATGGCCGATGTCATCGTCACCAACCCGGCCGGCGTGTTCAGCAACAACGGTCCGTCCAACGCCATGGGCCCCGGCTTCGCGGCCGATACCTGGTTCGCCAACAATGTCCGCGCCGGCGGCAGCGTCGGCATCACCGGCACCTATGCGCACGCGGGCAACGGATCGCTGGCCTTCGCCGGCCCGGCCAACGCCAATGCCAAGGCCGATTTCGAGTACTACTTCTCCACCGCCAACCAGTTCCGCCTGTCGGACCTTTCGGCGCTGTCCTATGACTGGCTGCGCGCCGCCTCCAGCACCGCCTCGGGCCATTATCACCCCGCATTGCGGCTGTCCGTGACCGACGGCACGCGCAGCGGCTACCTGGTGTATGAGGGCGTCTACAACGGCCAGACCGTCGCGCCGGTCGGTTCCTGGACTTCGGTCGACGTGATCGGCACGGCCGGGCAGCAGAAGATCTGGGCCACCGGCTCGCTGCCCGATTCCTTCAGCAACTACAACCGCACGGCGGCCGACTGGGCGGCGCTGCTGCCCGGCCTCACCGTCACGGGGCTGAGCATCGGCATCGGGTCCGGTTGGGACGGCAGCTTCGCCGGCGCCGTGGACCTCGTGTCCTATACCGTCGCGGGCACGACCACGACGTTCAACTTCGAAACCCGCGCCTTGGCGGTTCCGGAGCCGTCGTCCATGGCGTTGATCGGCGTCGGCCTGGCTGGCCTCGCCTTTGTCCGCCGCCGCAAGGCCGGCTGA